In Pseudomonas sp. R76, one genomic interval encodes:
- a CDS encoding nuclear transport factor 2 family protein, with the protein MSSLPELAPAIVAYIAATNTRDTSAIAHCFADDANVFDEGEHQVGIAAIARWMEDTGRRYQPRVEVLNVQHRTGKVLVSNGMSGNFPGSPLELRYTFRLNEQGKISRLDISL; encoded by the coding sequence ATGTCGAGCCTGCCTGAGTTGGCCCCGGCCATCGTCGCCTATATCGCTGCGACCAATACCCGCGATACCTCGGCCATCGCCCATTGTTTTGCTGACGATGCCAACGTGTTCGATGAAGGCGAGCATCAAGTCGGTATAGCCGCCATTGCCCGTTGGATGGAAGACACCGGGCGCCGTTATCAGCCTCGGGTCGAGGTGCTGAATGTGCAGCATCGCACCGGCAAGGTGTTGGTCAGCAATGGGATGTCCGGCAATTTCCCCGGCAGCCCGCTTGAGCTGCGCTACACCTTTCGCCTGAACGAGCAGGGCAAGATTTCGCGGCTGGATATCTCCCTGTAA
- the zapE gene encoding cell division protein ZapE, whose amino-acid sequence MTFDSPLAAYQHAIAQPGFVVDDAQRRAVDALQHCHEALHQGRSPITGVYLWGAVGRGKTWLMDQFYQTLRVPARRQHFHHFMGWVHQRLFQLSGIHDPLQALARELSQEVRVLCFDELFVSDIGDAIILGRLFQVMFEEGVVMVCTSNQPPDQLYADGFNRERFLPGIAAIKQHMQVVAVDGEEDHRLHPGASLQRYWVNQPEALATVFKQLSEGQAVSSGPVSVGHRSIAAVLSSDTVLWCRYCDLCEQPLAAMDFMLLCDRFSAILLGEVPNLSAQKRPARIARGTEDAAQRVVAGDRELPQLSVHDDSVRRFIALVDECYDRKVPLFIEARVALEHLYTEGYLEFAFRRTLSRLQEMQLQRFGA is encoded by the coding sequence ATGACTTTCGACTCGCCTCTCGCCGCTTACCAACACGCCATCGCCCAGCCAGGTTTCGTCGTCGACGACGCCCAGCGCCGGGCGGTTGACGCCTTGCAGCACTGCCACGAAGCCTTGCACCAAGGCCGTTCACCGATCACCGGGGTTTACCTCTGGGGGGCGGTGGGCCGCGGTAAAACCTGGTTGATGGACCAGTTCTACCAGACCCTGCGGGTGCCCGCGCGGCGTCAGCATTTTCATCACTTCATGGGCTGGGTGCACCAGCGTTTGTTCCAGCTCAGCGGCATCCACGACCCGTTGCAGGCCTTGGCTCGGGAGCTCAGCCAGGAAGTGCGGGTGCTGTGTTTCGACGAGCTGTTCGTGAGTGACATTGGTGATGCGATCATTCTCGGCCGCCTGTTCCAGGTGATGTTCGAAGAAGGCGTGGTGATGGTGTGCACCTCGAACCAGCCTCCTGACCAGCTGTATGCCGATGGCTTCAACCGCGAACGCTTCCTGCCGGGCATCGCGGCGATCAAGCAGCATATGCAGGTGGTGGCGGTAGACGGTGAGGAAGATCACCGTTTGCATCCCGGCGCGAGCTTGCAGCGTTATTGGGTGAATCAGCCGGAGGCACTCGCCACGGTGTTCAAGCAGCTGAGCGAAGGGCAGGCGGTGAGCAGCGGGCCGGTCAGTGTCGGCCATCGCTCGATTGCGGCGGTGCTGTCCAGCGATACGGTGCTTTGGTGTCGCTACTGCGATCTGTGCGAGCAGCCGTTGGCCGCCATGGACTTTATGCTGTTGTGTGATCGCTTCAGCGCGATCCTGCTGGGTGAGGTTCCCAACCTGAGTGCGCAGAAACGCCCGGCGCGCATCGCTCGGGGCACTGAAGATGCTGCCCAGCGCGTGGTGGCCGGTGATCGCGAACTGCCGCAATTGTCGGTGCACGATGACAGTGTGCGGCGCTTCATCGCGCTGGTGGACGAGTGCTACGACCGCAAAGTGCCGTTGTTTATCGAGGCCCGTGTGGCGCTGGAACATCTCTACACCGAAGGTTATCTGGAGTTTGCATTCCGCCGCACCCTGAGCCGATTACAGGAGATGCAACTTCAGCGTTTCGGCGCATAG